Proteins encoded together in one Clostridiales bacterium window:
- a CDS encoding transposase, translated as MRSRKNETYSFEYKLHIVELYLTSEVSYQELALSEGIITPGIITKWVNDFRIAGPDVLRPKKKGRKKSLGLTKKTKVTTPAGIESADTNTEHIKQLEDELLKLRIENAYLKELRRLRLEEEALLKKQRELSTVSEENSN; from the coding sequence ATGCGTTCTAGAAAAAATGAAACTTATTCTTTTGAATATAAACTTCATATAGTAGAATTGTATTTAACAAGTGAAGTTTCATATCAAGAGCTGGCTCTTTCAGAAGGTATTATTACGCCCGGAATAATAACGAAATGGGTGAATGATTTCAGAATTGCCGGTCCTGATGTTTTACGACCAAAGAAGAAAGGACGGAAGAAATCATTGGGTTTAACGAAGAAAACAAAGGTTACGACACCTGCAGGAATAGAGTCAGCCGATACTAATACTGAACACATAAAACAACTGGAAGATGAACTTCTAAAACTTAGAATAGAGAATGCTTATTTAAAAGAACTGAGGAGGCTGCGTTTAGAAGAGGAAGCTCTTCTGAAAAAACAGCGAGAATTGTCTACAGTCTCCGAGGAGAATTCAAACT